The proteins below come from a single Cylindrospermopsis raciborskii Cr2010 genomic window:
- the ureG gene encoding urease accessory protein UreG, which yields MSAYRVGVAGPVGSGKTALVDALCKSLRESYKLAVVTNDIYTQEDAQFLVRSQALERERILGVETGGCPHTAIREDASMNLAAIEQLEEKFTDLDVVFLESGGDNLAATFSPELVDLTIYVIDVAAGDKIPRKGGPGITKSDLLVINKTDLAPYVGADLNVMERDTKRMRGEQPFIFTNLKVQAGLADVIDFIISRIC from the coding sequence ATGAGTGCCTATCGTGTAGGAGTAGCAGGACCCGTGGGTTCTGGCAAGACAGCTTTAGTGGATGCACTATGTAAATCATTGCGGGAGAGTTATAAATTAGCGGTTGTTACCAACGATATTTATACTCAAGAGGATGCACAATTTTTGGTTCGCTCTCAAGCATTAGAGAGGGAGCGTATTTTAGGGGTAGAGACGGGGGGATGTCCTCACACAGCGATTCGAGAAGATGCTTCTATGAATTTGGCAGCTATTGAACAGTTAGAAGAAAAATTCACCGATTTAGATGTGGTCTTTTTAGAAAGTGGGGGAGATAATCTAGCTGCTACATTTAGTCCGGAATTAGTGGATTTAACCATCTATGTTATAGACGTTGCTGCGGGGGATAAAATTCCCCGCAAGGGTGGACCAGGAATTACTAAGTCAGATTTACTAGTTATTAATAAAACCGATCTCGCTCCCTACGTGGGTGCAGATCTAAATGTTATGGAACGAGACACCAAGAGAATGCGTGGGGAACAACCATTTATCTTTACTAACCTAAAAGTTCAAGCAGGGTTAGCAGATGTGATTGATTTTATAATATCAAGGATCTGCTAG
- the tftA gene encoding hormogonium tapered terminus morphoprotein TftA, which produces MGRIFISAAHGGKEDGKIDPGTIAGGTTESREMILLRDLIVTELRGRNLEVLSVPDDLSAVQTISWINSRSRAGDVALEIHTDGANNPTVRGAGVFYIANNTERKQNAEILLTGLLRRVNQLPSRGVRPDTDSGLGRLQFCRQTNLPALLMQVGFITSPEDRNLLQTRRRDFALGIVDGLVGWSKIIAPQPETPVDANYLAINININGQNYGEQGILINGNSYIPVDLVDRLRIDLSRGSNINRVTYRRIVYVKAIELREFNISIAWDSSTKTVKLRSVLAICAGHIDQIISNGSTTEVQLQLFLRNNNENALNQFGDIPKLYREEATLEGVNHDIAFCQMCLETGFLRFGGDIKPQQNNFAGLGGISGGAKAASFSSARIGVRAHIQHLKAYASLEPLVQEEVDPRFRFVTRGVAPSVDQLSGRWSADLDYGTKIKALFKRLYESAGLI; this is translated from the coding sequence ATGGGACGTATTTTCATTTCTGCTGCACATGGGGGTAAAGAAGATGGCAAAATTGACCCGGGAACTATAGCTGGGGGTACGACAGAATCCAGGGAAATGATTTTGTTACGAGACCTAATTGTTACAGAACTGCGAGGTCGTAACCTAGAAGTTTTATCTGTTCCCGATGATTTAAGTGCTGTCCAAACCATCTCTTGGATTAATTCTCGTAGTCGCGCTGGTGATGTGGCGCTAGAAATTCACACTGATGGTGCTAATAACCCCACAGTCAGAGGTGCGGGAGTGTTTTATATTGCTAACAACACCGAGCGGAAACAAAATGCAGAAATACTGTTAACAGGTTTGTTGCGTCGCGTCAATCAATTGCCCAGTCGAGGAGTGAGACCAGACACGGATAGTGGTTTGGGGAGGTTACAATTTTGTCGTCAAACCAATCTTCCTGCATTACTGATGCAGGTGGGGTTTATCACCAGTCCAGAAGACCGGAATTTATTACAGACTCGTCGTCGAGATTTTGCCCTAGGAATTGTTGATGGATTAGTTGGTTGGAGTAAAATCATTGCTCCTCAACCTGAGACTCCTGTAGATGCCAATTATCTGGCAATTAACATTAATATTAATGGGCAAAACTATGGTGAACAAGGAATATTAATTAATGGTAATTCCTATATCCCCGTAGACCTAGTAGATAGACTGCGCATTGATTTATCACGGGGATCTAATATTAATCGTGTAACTTATCGTCGTATTGTTTATGTTAAAGCCATCGAACTGCGGGAGTTTAACATTTCTATTGCTTGGGATAGCAGCACCAAAACTGTAAAACTGCGGTCAGTTTTGGCCATTTGTGCTGGACATATTGATCAAATAATTTCCAATGGTAGTACGACAGAAGTGCAACTACAACTGTTTTTGCGCAACAACAACGAAAATGCCTTAAATCAGTTTGGAGATATACCAAAACTCTATCGAGAAGAAGCTACATTAGAGGGTGTAAATCATGACATTGCCTTTTGTCAGATGTGTTTAGAAACCGGATTTTTAAGATTTGGCGGTGATATTAAACCACAACAAAACAATTTTGCCGGTTTAGGAGGAATTAGTGGTGGTGCAAAAGCAGCTTCTTTTAGTAGTGCCAGAATTGGTGTTAGAGCCCATATTCAACACTTAAAAGCATACGCAAGTTTGGAACCATTAGTGCAAGAAGAAGTAGATCCGCGTTTTAGGTTTGTGACCAGGGGAGTAGCACCCTCAGTGGATCAACTTTCTGGGAGATGGTCAGCGGATTTAGACTATGGAACAAAAATTAAAGCCTTGTTCAAAAGACTATATGAGTCAGCAGGACTAATTTAG
- the dnaG gene encoding DNA primase, with product MQIPRLHPDTVEEVKHRADIVDVISDYVVLRRRGKDFVGLCPFHEEKTPSFTVSPTKQIYYCFGCQASGNAIKFMMDLNKRQFAEVVLDLAKRYQVPVKTLAPEQRQELQRQLSLREQLFEVLASTSQFYQHVLRQDIGQQALQYLQKKRFLKTETVEKFALGYAPPGWETLYHYLVENKNYPAQLVEKAGLIKPRKEGGGYYDVFRNRLMIPIRDVQGRVIAFGGRTLTDEQPKYLNSPETELFDKSKTLFALDVSKDAISKLDQAVVVEGYFDAIALHANGINNVVASLGTALSLEQVRLLLRYSESKQLVLNFDGDKAGINATERAIGEISNLAYKGEVQLKILHIPDGKDADEYLKNHSVTDYGQLLVDAPLWLDWQIAQVIQGRDLRQPTDFQLVSREFVKLLQKILNSDTLNYYISHCAEILSLGDTRLIPLRVENLITQVAPRRTPTPRPPQPDSTTSPNTHQISHPQPSLLEQAEGLLLRIFLHCPQERQVIIETLGFSNLEFSVSHHRFLWEKSLQFPSQTLDLISQLQNLYLETQNDLGPVQHIFQLNEKNKQEILLRTSQLVQAAIACMEKVFRENRYRHFLELWQKTDPSTDPDQYSLYAQTIYADKMRIQELSKQRQLSIADLIN from the coding sequence ATGCAAATCCCCCGTTTACACCCAGATACCGTGGAAGAGGTTAAACATCGTGCGGACATTGTGGATGTTATCTCAGATTATGTAGTTTTACGCAGACGAGGTAAGGATTTTGTCGGTTTATGTCCTTTTCATGAGGAGAAAACCCCCAGTTTTACTGTTAGTCCTACTAAGCAAATATACTATTGCTTCGGTTGTCAGGCTTCCGGAAATGCTATTAAGTTTATGATGGACTTGAATAAGAGGCAGTTTGCAGAAGTGGTTCTGGATCTAGCTAAACGCTATCAAGTTCCTGTGAAAACTTTAGCACCAGAACAAAGACAGGAATTACAACGTCAGTTATCTTTGCGGGAGCAATTATTTGAGGTTTTAGCATCTACGAGTCAATTTTATCAACATGTTCTAAGACAGGATATAGGTCAACAAGCACTACAATATTTACAAAAAAAACGGTTTTTAAAAACAGAGACTGTGGAAAAGTTTGCCTTGGGTTATGCTCCTCCAGGTTGGGAAACTTTATATCATTATCTGGTGGAAAATAAAAATTACCCCGCCCAGCTGGTAGAAAAAGCTGGTTTGATTAAACCAAGAAAGGAAGGTGGTGGTTATTATGATGTATTTCGTAATAGGTTGATGATTCCCATCCGTGATGTTCAAGGTAGGGTGATTGCTTTTGGTGGTAGAACTTTGACTGATGAACAACCAAAATATTTGAATTCTCCCGAAACAGAATTATTTGATAAGAGTAAAACCCTATTCGCTCTGGATGTGTCTAAAGATGCTATTTCTAAATTGGATCAGGCGGTGGTTGTAGAGGGATATTTTGATGCGATCGCACTCCATGCCAATGGAATTAATAATGTGGTAGCTTCTTTGGGTACGGCGTTGAGTTTGGAACAGGTAAGATTATTATTGCGATATAGTGAATCAAAACAATTAGTGCTAAATTTTGATGGAGATAAGGCGGGGATTAATGCCACAGAACGAGCAATTGGGGAAATCAGCAACTTGGCATATAAGGGTGAGGTACAGTTAAAAATCTTGCATATTCCTGATGGTAAGGATGCGGATGAATACTTAAAAAATCACTCGGTAACAGACTATGGGCAATTATTAGTTGACGCTCCCCTGTGGTTGGACTGGCAAATTGCACAAGTTATTCAAGGTCGAGATTTAAGACAACCTACGGATTTTCAATTGGTGAGTAGGGAGTTTGTTAAGCTATTGCAAAAAATTTTAAATAGTGACACCTTGAATTACTATATCTCTCACTGTGCGGAAATCCTCAGTTTAGGGGATACTAGATTAATACCCCTGAGAGTGGAAAATCTCATCACTCAGGTTGCACCTCGTCGCACACCAACTCCACGCCCTCCTCAACCAGATTCCACCACATCCCCAAACACACACCAAATATCCCATCCTCAACCCAGTCTGTTGGAGCAAGCTGAAGGATTATTATTAAGAATTTTTCTCCATTGTCCTCAAGAGCGTCAAGTAATCATCGAAACCTTGGGATTCAGTAATTTGGAATTTAGTGTTTCCCATCATCGTTTTTTATGGGAAAAAAGTTTGCAGTTCCCTTCACAAACCCTAGATTTAATTTCTCAATTACAGAACCTCTATTTGGAAACACAAAATGATCTAGGTCCGGTTCAGCATATATTTCAACTGAATGAGAAGAATAAACAAGAAATCTTACTACGCACAAGTCAACTAGTTCAAGCTGCGATCGCCTGTATGGAAAAAGTATTTAGGGAAAATCGCTATCGTCACTTTTTAGAACTTTGGCAGAAAACAGATCCCAGCACGGATCCAGATCAGTATAGTCTTTATGCCCAAACTATATATGCTGACAAGATGCGAATACAGGAACTAAGCAAGCAACGTCAATTATCCATAGCAGACCTAATTAATTAA